A genomic region of Arachis stenosperma cultivar V10309 chromosome 9, arast.V10309.gnm1.PFL2, whole genome shotgun sequence contains the following coding sequences:
- the LOC130947326 gene encoding rRNA-processing protein EFG1-like, translated as MAHGGYNKRRVRVNPASRRSNSSSTASTSAPKALKPKPPVSLKNQIRSAERMLRKQNLPAEVREAQQQKLDALKKQQEIHTRLAAERKIFLRDRKIKFFERRKIERRIRRLEKLQRAASHQIQASEASEQLSKLKKDLQYVMYFPKTEKYVPLFTGGDDSEIVDRRNGLRKQIEDRLIAAAASGKDLEETGSEDDGLLDLSEDDFFLAGSSSDEADADDEWTDKSTREQASSASGKAVSGGMSSDEKNQRQISARALMPPPRPSNKKLSRFGSTSGQNSSRLRSDISTSSNTSNSKSSSDFRSRGPSSTGHGSSLSSNSDAHKPRRKRRPKKKKKQA; from the exons ATGGCTCACGGCGGCTACAACAAGCGGCGCGTGAGGGTCAACCCCGCAAGTCGCCGGTCCAACTCCTCGTCCACCGCCTCCACGTCCGCTCCTAAGGCTCTCAAGCCTAAACCGCCGGTTTCACTCAAAAACCAGATTCGGTCGGCGGAGCGTATGCTGCGGAAGCAGAACCTGCCGGCGGAGGTGAGGGAGGCGCAGCAGCAGAAGCTCGACGCGCTCAAGAAGCAGCAGGAGATCCATACGCGCCTCGCCGCCGAGCGCAAGATCTTCCTCCGCGATAGGAAGATCAAGTTCTTCGAGCGCAGGAAGATCGAGAGGCGCATCAGGCGCCTCGAGAAGCTTCAGCGCGCCGCTTCCCACCAgatacaagcatctgaggcttccGAACAGCTTTCCAAGCTTAAGAAAGATCTTCAATACGTTATG TACTTTCCAAAGACTGAGAAGTATGTTCCTTTGTTTACCGGAGGTGATGATTCGGAGATAGTTGACAGGAGGAACGGGCTGCGGAAGCAGATTGAGGACAGATTGATTGCGGCGGCAGCAAGTGGCAAGGACTTAGAAG AGACTGGCAGTGAGGATGATGGCCTTTTGGATCTGAGTGAAGATGATTTTTTCCTCGCTGGGAGTTCTAGTGATGAAGCAGATGCAGATGATGAATGGACAGACAAAAGTACGAG AGAGCAGGCTTCTAGTGCATCTGGCAAAGCAGTGTCTGGTGGCATGTCCAGTGATGAAAAAAATCAG AGACAGATTTCTGCTAGAGCTTTAATGCCCCCTCCTCGCCCCTCAAACAAGAAGCTGTCAAGGTTTGGGTCAACTTCAGGCCAAAATTCATCTAGACTAAGATCTGATATTTCCACATCCAGCAACACTTCAAATAGCAAAAGCAGCTCAGACTTTAGATCAAGGGGACCTTCAAGCACAGGCCATGGTAGTAGTCTAAGCTCCAACTCTGATGCGCACAAACCTCGTAGAAAGAGGAGGcctaagaagaaaaagaagcag GCATGA